One window of Hymenobacter sp. BRD128 genomic DNA carries:
- a CDS encoding M13 family metallopeptidase produces the protein MSKISRYRRGAALAVTALGLATATPALAQTTAQQGVGINPANIDKTVSPCDDFYRFASGNWIKNNPVPASESRWGSFNELADHNNATQKAILEDLARKSAAAPKGSNAQKVGDFYAAAMDTVAIEKAGLTYLKPYLDRIAAIKTLPEMQKFLADPKAQAGSVWFNSGVGQDEKISTQYAVQFYQGGLSLPNRDYYLKEDARSKTIRAAYQAYLVNTFKRLGDSEAAATANAATVMRIETRLARASKSPVDLRDPQANYNKLTVAQATKEFPNLDLPLMLKENHLGTAKEIIVGQPAFLKEVNTMLASEPIADQREYLRWHLVSSVTSALPKAYGDEAFRFQQVLTGAKQQQPRWKRMLRATDGALGEAFGQLYVDKAFSPAAKARAKEMIENLRKAYAERILATDWMSAATKKEAIVKLNAFAVKIGYPDKWKDYSKLSINRQSYLQNVLAARTWATEDNLAHFGKPIDRGEWGMTPPTVNAYYNPPMNEIVFPAGILQAPFYDPKADDAVNYGGIGAVIGHEMTHGFDDQGRQYDAKGNLRDWWTKEDGEKFNAKAAMVGQQYDKFSPLDSVYVNGKLTMGENLADLGGLTIAYQAFQKTPEAKAGKSIDGFTPNQRFFLAWGQIWRTNIRPEAARQQVLTDPHSPGQFRTNGPLMNMPEFYQAFGCKPTDKMERPTAEQARIW, from the coding sequence ATGTCAAAAATTTCTCGTTACCGGCGGGGCGCGGCCCTGGCCGTGACCGCGCTGGGGCTAGCTACTGCCACGCCGGCGCTGGCTCAAACTACCGCCCAGCAAGGCGTGGGCATTAATCCCGCCAACATCGATAAAACGGTGAGCCCCTGCGACGATTTTTATCGCTTCGCCTCGGGCAACTGGATAAAAAACAACCCGGTGCCGGCCTCCGAAAGCCGCTGGGGTAGCTTCAACGAGCTGGCCGACCACAACAACGCCACCCAAAAGGCTATTCTGGAAGACTTGGCCCGCAAATCGGCCGCCGCGCCCAAGGGCTCGAATGCGCAGAAAGTCGGCGATTTCTATGCGGCGGCGATGGACACGGTAGCCATCGAAAAGGCCGGCCTGACTTACCTTAAGCCTTACCTCGACCGCATCGCGGCCATTAAGACGCTGCCCGAAATGCAGAAATTCCTGGCCGACCCCAAGGCTCAGGCTGGCAGCGTGTGGTTTAATTCGGGCGTGGGCCAGGACGAGAAAATCAGCACGCAGTACGCGGTGCAGTTTTACCAAGGCGGCCTTTCGCTGCCCAACCGCGACTACTACCTGAAAGAGGATGCCCGCTCAAAAACCATCCGGGCTGCTTACCAGGCCTATCTGGTAAATACCTTCAAGCGCCTTGGCGACAGCGAAGCGGCGGCCACGGCTAACGCGGCCACGGTCATGCGCATCGAAACGCGCCTGGCTAGGGCCAGCAAGAGCCCCGTGGACCTGCGCGACCCGCAGGCCAACTACAACAAGCTGACCGTGGCCCAGGCCACCAAAGAGTTTCCGAACCTCGACCTACCGTTGATGCTGAAGGAAAATCACCTTGGCACGGCTAAGGAAATAATTGTGGGCCAGCCGGCTTTCCTGAAAGAAGTGAACACCATGCTAGCCAGCGAGCCCATCGCCGACCAGCGTGAGTACCTGCGCTGGCACTTGGTGAGCAGCGTGACTTCGGCCCTGCCCAAAGCCTACGGCGACGAGGCGTTCCGATTTCAGCAGGTGCTGACGGGCGCCAAGCAGCAGCAGCCCCGCTGGAAGCGCATGCTGCGCGCCACCGACGGGGCGCTCGGCGAGGCGTTTGGTCAGCTTTATGTTGATAAGGCGTTCTCGCCCGCGGCCAAAGCCCGCGCCAAGGAAATGATTGAGAACCTGCGCAAAGCCTACGCCGAGCGCATACTGGCTACCGACTGGATGAGCGCCGCCACCAAGAAGGAGGCCATCGTGAAGCTCAACGCCTTCGCGGTGAAAATCGGCTATCCCGATAAGTGGAAGGACTATTCGAAGCTCAGCATCAACCGCCAGAGCTATTTGCAGAATGTGCTGGCCGCCCGCACCTGGGCCACCGAGGATAACCTGGCTCACTTCGGCAAGCCGATTGACCGGGGCGAGTGGGGCATGACCCCGCCCACCGTGAACGCCTACTACAACCCGCCGATGAACGAGATTGTGTTCCCGGCCGGCATCCTGCAAGCGCCCTTCTACGACCCCAAGGCCGATGACGCGGTGAACTACGGCGGTATCGGGGCCGTGATTGGTCACGAGATGACCCACGGCTTCGACGACCAGGGCCGGCAGTACGACGCCAAGGGCAACCTGCGCGACTGGTGGACCAAAGAGGACGGCGAGAAATTCAATGCCAAGGCCGCGATGGTGGGCCAGCAGTACGACAAGTTTTCGCCCCTCGACTCGGTGTATGTGAACGGCAAGCTGACGATGGGCGAGAACCTGGCCGACCTCGGCGGCCTCACCATCGCCTACCAGGCCTTCCAGAAAACCCCGGAGGCCAAGGCCGGCAAGTCGATTGACGGTTTCACGCCCAACCAGCGCTTCTTCCTGGCCTGGGGCCAGATATGGCGCACCAACATCCGCCCCGAGGCGGCCCGCCAGCAGGTGCTCACCGACCCGCACTCGCCCGGTCAGTTCCGCACCAACGGCCCGCTCATGAACATGCCCGAGTTCTACCAGGCCTTTGGCTGCAAGCCTACCGACAAGATGGAGCGGCCCACCGCCGAGCAGGCCCGCATCTGGTAG
- the xseA gene encoding exodeoxyribonuclease VII large subunit yields the protein MPLYNRRAAASPPPEPATPLSLGALLAQVRAALHHRFPDSYWVVAEVAEMTRPRQVGGHCYLTLTEPAAGAEALGFTAQARATLWGSRYAQLAPAFAEATGQELRPGLRLLLRVKVTFHEQYGFSLDVLALDPSYTVGELARQRLATLRKLREKDLLERQQELSLPLGPQRLAVISSPTAAGFQDFVRQLEEAPYDFALTLFPALMQGEGAPESIRAALDQVRARRGQFEVVILIRGGGSKTDLLAFDEYGLAAAVASFPLPVLTGIGHERDEAVVDLVAHRALKTPTAVAAFLVDRLARLESLLLDLAERVADLSRQHLASRHQHLQRLADHSREAARQQLRLAQAALAQRSRQATQAPRQHLRQLGQHLESYRYTLPQAARRALGHEAQDLRHRSRTVLRRFVRHHQRKREELLKQQFVMQRQFELKITAYKLKIAALEAAGLRNENQQLRRLL from the coding sequence ATGCCCTTATACAATCGCCGCGCTGCCGCCAGCCCCCCGCCCGAGCCGGCCACCCCGCTCAGCCTGGGCGCGCTGCTGGCCCAGGTGCGGGCGGCCCTGCACCACCGCTTTCCCGACTCTTACTGGGTGGTGGCCGAAGTGGCCGAAATGACCCGCCCGCGCCAAGTAGGCGGCCACTGCTACCTCACCCTCACCGAGCCCGCCGCCGGGGCCGAGGCGCTAGGCTTCACGGCCCAGGCGCGGGCCACGCTCTGGGGCAGCCGCTACGCCCAGCTGGCGCCCGCCTTCGCCGAGGCCACCGGCCAGGAACTGCGCCCCGGCCTGCGCCTGCTGCTGCGCGTGAAGGTGACGTTTCACGAGCAATACGGCTTTTCGCTCGATGTGCTGGCCCTCGACCCCAGCTACACCGTGGGCGAGCTGGCCCGCCAGCGGCTGGCCACCCTGCGCAAGCTCCGGGAGAAGGATTTGCTGGAGCGCCAGCAGGAGCTATCGTTGCCGCTAGGCCCGCAGCGACTGGCCGTTATCTCCTCCCCTACCGCCGCGGGCTTCCAAGACTTTGTGCGTCAGCTCGAGGAGGCGCCGTATGACTTCGCGCTCACGCTTTTTCCGGCGCTCATGCAGGGCGAAGGGGCGCCCGAGAGTATCCGGGCGGCGCTCGACCAGGTGCGGGCGCGCCGGGGCCAGTTTGAAGTGGTTATCCTGATAAGAGGCGGCGGCTCGAAGACTGATTTGCTGGCCTTCGATGAGTATGGGCTGGCGGCGGCCGTGGCCTCGTTTCCGCTGCCCGTGCTCACCGGCATCGGCCACGAGCGCGATGAGGCGGTGGTGGACCTCGTGGCCCACCGCGCGCTCAAAACGCCCACCGCCGTGGCCGCCTTTCTGGTCGACCGGCTGGCGCGCCTCGAAAGCCTGCTGCTCGACCTGGCCGAGCGCGTGGCCGACCTCAGCCGCCAGCACCTGGCCAGCCGCCACCAGCACCTCCAGCGCCTGGCCGACCACTCGCGCGAAGCCGCTCGCCAGCAGCTGCGGCTAGCCCAGGCCGCCCTAGCCCAGCGCAGCCGCCAGGCCACCCAGGCACCGCGCCAGCACCTGCGCCAGCTCGGGCAGCATCTCGAAAGCTACCGCTACACGCTGCCGCAGGCCGCGCGCCGCGCCCTCGGCCACGAAGCGCAGGACCTGCGGCACCGCTCGCGCACGGTGCTGCGGCGCTTCGTGCGCCACCACCAGCGCAAGCGCGAAGAATTATTGAAGCAGCAGTTTGTAATGCAGCGTCAATTCGAATTAAAAATTACCGCTTATAAATTAAAAATAGCCGCTCTGGAAGCTGCGGGGCTGCGCAACGAAAATCAGCAATTGCGCCGCCTGCTGTAA
- the xseB gene encoding exodeoxyribonuclease VII small subunit, producing MTYNEAIQELETILRSLETDQVDVDDLTARAERSAELIRLCRHKLRHAEASLDRVFDSLDEDEEDLDTEEDEEADDDEEDSDEPNDYQPGGPGRPAQPRLF from the coding sequence GTGACGTACAACGAAGCCATTCAGGAATTAGAAACCATATTGCGCAGCCTCGAAACTGACCAGGTAGACGTAGACGACCTCACGGCCCGCGCCGAGCGCTCGGCCGAATTAATTCGCCTGTGCCGCCACAAACTACGCCACGCCGAAGCCTCGCTCGACCGCGTTTTCGACTCACTCGACGAAGATGAGGAAGATCTTGACACAGAAGAAGATGAGGAGGCAGACGACGATGAAGAAGACAGCGATGAACCCAATGACTATCAGCCCGGCGGGCCGGGCCGACCGGCGCAACCCCGCCTGTTTTAA
- a CDS encoding heme NO-binding domain-containing protein: MHGTIFTLLKRYVQTQYDHSTWLKLVQLAGLESGDFSHKDVYPDEHMYALVGQAAELTGLSAGELHEKFGEYLVPDLMYMYQKYVNPDWRTLEMLENTEHSLHYQVRREHPENSPPVLKVERLNENELLINYVSPRRMGGLAVGIVRGLAVYYDEADHIDVLPTTSEDGERVQIHVRRK, from the coding sequence ATGCACGGCACCATTTTTACATTGCTCAAACGCTACGTTCAAACACAATACGACCATAGCACGTGGCTGAAGCTGGTGCAGCTAGCCGGCCTCGAATCGGGCGATTTCAGTCATAAGGATGTCTATCCCGATGAGCACATGTATGCGCTGGTGGGCCAGGCCGCTGAGCTGACCGGACTCTCGGCGGGCGAGCTGCACGAAAAATTCGGTGAATACCTCGTGCCCGATTTAATGTACATGTACCAGAAGTACGTGAACCCTGATTGGCGCACCCTCGAAATGCTCGAAAATACGGAGCATTCGCTGCACTACCAGGTACGCCGCGAGCATCCCGAAAACTCGCCCCCCGTGCTGAAAGTCGAGCGCCTGAACGAAAACGAATTACTGATTAATTATGTATCGCCGCGCCGCATGGGTGGGCTAGCCGTGGGCATCGTGCGCGGCCTGGCCGTTTATTATGACGAAGCCGACCACATCGACGTGCTACCAACCACGAGCGAAGATGGTGAGCGCGTGCAAATTCACGTGCGACGGAAATAA
- a CDS encoding anti-sigma factor, protein MEDFQDYIESGRLEQYALGDLDPAGQAEVESWAARFPQVRQELDELLTGLGVYAEAHAVAPPAGLRDRVLSRVLAEIGAPVAAGPAAPTVAAPVAEAVPSMRVSASNPRPADSYAAAPVASSRSGWAIAASVALLLSLAANALLYSRWQQASTDLVAAQNSQARFAQTSQVMERRLTSTQQQLHVLRSPQEYKMVALAGTPAHRDAHARVLYSAREHRVYLDVQQLPALAAGKQYQLWALDKGKPIDAGVLAATTAAGDSIQQMKDIASAQTFAMTVEPTGGSAGPTLTTMTVIGNM, encoded by the coding sequence GTGGAAGATTTCCAAGATTATATCGAATCCGGCCGCCTCGAGCAATATGCGTTAGGCGACCTTGACCCCGCCGGCCAGGCCGAAGTAGAAAGCTGGGCCGCCCGCTTTCCGCAGGTGCGCCAGGAGCTCGACGAGCTGCTGACCGGCCTCGGCGTGTATGCCGAAGCCCACGCCGTGGCGCCGCCCGCTGGCCTGCGCGACCGCGTGCTGAGCCGCGTGCTGGCCGAAATCGGCGCCCCCGTAGCGGCTGGGCCTGCCGCCCCCACTGTGGCCGCCCCAGTAGCCGAAGCCGTGCCTTCCATGCGCGTATCGGCCTCTAACCCGCGCCCTGCCGATAGCTACGCCGCCGCGCCGGTAGCCAGCTCGCGCAGTGGCTGGGCCATCGCTGCCTCGGTGGCGCTGCTGCTCAGCCTGGCGGCTAATGCCTTGCTGTACAGCCGCTGGCAGCAGGCTAGCACCGACCTTGTGGCCGCCCAAAACAGCCAGGCGCGCTTCGCCCAAACCTCGCAGGTGATGGAGCGCCGCCTCACCTCTACCCAGCAGCAGCTGCACGTGCTGCGCTCGCCTCAGGAGTATAAAATGGTGGCTCTGGCCGGCACGCCCGCCCACCGCGACGCCCACGCCCGGGTGCTTTACAGCGCCAGGGAGCACCGCGTATACCTCGATGTGCAGCAGCTGCCCGCCCTGGCCGCCGGCAAGCAGTACCAGCTCTGGGCCCTCGACAAAGGCAAGCCCATCGATGCCGGGGTGCTGGCCGCCACTACTGCCGCCGGCGATAGTATTCAGCAAATGAAGGACATCGCCAGTGCCCAGACCTTCGCCATGACGGTGGAGCCCACCGGCGGCAGCGCCGGCCCCACGCTCACTACTATGACGGTTATTGGTAATATGTAA
- a CDS encoding RNA polymerase sigma factor: MSDLSLISTPPAAEAALVERLRSRDQSAMTEFYDRYSAALYGVINRIVKDEGEAEDVLQEALVKIWHSMASYDNSKGRLFTWVVNISRNLAIDKIRSRQHRVGSRTQGLDDSLAAQRQAAPDTFRPEHVGLQEITSKLVPEQRQVIDLLYFGGFTQSEAAEELNLPLGTVKTRARTALKILAKLIR; this comes from the coding sequence GTGTCCGACCTATCCCTCATATCCACCCCACCCGCCGCCGAAGCGGCGCTGGTCGAACGACTAAGGTCCCGCGACCAGTCGGCCATGACCGAGTTCTACGACCGTTACTCGGCGGCGCTCTACGGCGTAATAAACCGCATCGTCAAAGATGAGGGCGAAGCCGAAGACGTGCTGCAGGAGGCGCTGGTCAAAATCTGGCACAGCATGGCCAGCTACGACAATTCCAAAGGGCGGTTATTTACCTGGGTGGTGAATATCAGCCGAAATTTAGCCATCGATAAAATCCGCTCGCGGCAGCACCGCGTAGGTTCTCGCACCCAGGGCCTCGACGATAGTCTGGCTGCCCAGCGCCAGGCCGCCCCGGATACGTTTCGCCCCGAGCACGTGGGCTTGCAGGAAATTACCAGCAAGCTCGTGCCCGAACAGCGGCAAGTTATCGACCTGCTCTATTTCGGCGGCTTTACCCAGAGTGAAGCGGCCGAAGAACTCAACCTGCCGCTGGGTACGGTGAAAACCCGCGCCCGCACTGCTTTGAAAATACTGGCCAAACTTATTCGTTAA
- a CDS encoding NAD-dependent succinate-semialdehyde dehydrogenase: MPIASINPYTGRTLRRFTEFSWAKTERLLAQAHRAAAQWRATTFAERAAGLRRAAALLRERQEELARLMALEMGKPLRDGRAEAQKCATCCEYYATHAEAFLADEEVKTDAGRSFISYAPLGVVLAIMPWNFPLWQVVRFAAPALMAGNVGLLKHAPNVPQCALALENIFHDAGLPPAAFQNLFINNETVARLLADPRVAAVTLTGSERAGVAVGTEAGRHLKKAVLELGGSDPFIVLADADVPLAAKTAAQARMINAGQSCIAAKRFIVEKSVKAEFVQLLKGHLQALRYGDPLAEATDYGPLARPDLADELSRQVADSVAQGAKVALAGGQPRPGATQFDPVILTNVKKGQRAYLEELFGPVALVLTARDAAQALALANDSPFGLGAAVWTRDVARAEAMARQLESGAVFINGLVKSMPELPFGGVKHSGHGRELSYVGIREFVNQKSVWIAKAAEPDTVKTE; the protein is encoded by the coding sequence ATGCCCATTGCCTCCATCAACCCTTACACCGGCCGCACACTGCGGCGATTTACCGAGTTTTCGTGGGCTAAAACCGAGCGCCTGCTAGCCCAGGCGCACCGCGCGGCCGCGCAGTGGCGCGCTACCACCTTTGCCGAGCGCGCGGCGGGGCTGCGCCGGGCCGCCGCGCTGCTGCGCGAGCGCCAGGAGGAGCTAGCCCGCCTCATGGCCCTCGAAATGGGCAAGCCCCTGCGCGATGGCCGCGCCGAGGCCCAGAAGTGCGCCACCTGCTGCGAGTACTACGCCACGCACGCCGAGGCATTTTTGGCCGATGAGGAGGTGAAAACCGATGCCGGGCGCAGCTTCATCAGCTACGCGCCGCTCGGGGTGGTGCTGGCCATTATGCCCTGGAATTTTCCGCTCTGGCAGGTGGTGCGCTTTGCCGCGCCCGCCCTAATGGCTGGCAACGTGGGCTTGCTCAAGCACGCGCCCAACGTGCCGCAGTGCGCGCTGGCACTGGAAAATATTTTTCACGACGCAGGTTTGCCGCCGGCCGCCTTCCAGAATTTATTTATCAACAACGAAACCGTGGCCCGGCTGCTGGCCGACCCGCGCGTGGCGGCCGTCACGCTCACCGGCTCCGAGCGGGCGGGCGTGGCCGTGGGCACAGAAGCTGGCCGGCACCTCAAGAAAGCCGTGCTGGAGCTGGGTGGCTCCGACCCGTTTATCGTGCTGGCCGATGCCGACGTGCCGCTAGCCGCCAAAACCGCCGCCCAGGCCCGCATGATTAATGCCGGCCAGAGCTGCATCGCGGCCAAGCGCTTTATCGTCGAAAAATCGGTGAAGGCCGAATTCGTGCAACTCCTGAAAGGCCACCTGCAAGCCCTGCGCTACGGCGACCCGCTTGCTGAAGCCACTGACTACGGCCCGCTAGCCCGCCCCGACCTGGCCGACGAGCTAAGCCGCCAGGTAGCCGACTCCGTGGCCCAGGGTGCGAAGGTAGCCCTGGCCGGCGGCCAGCCCCGGCCCGGCGCCACACAGTTCGACCCTGTTATTCTGACCAATGTAAAGAAAGGCCAGCGCGCCTACCTCGAAGAGCTGTTTGGGCCGGTGGCGCTGGTACTCACGGCCCGCGACGCGGCCCAGGCCCTGGCCCTGGCCAACGACTCGCCCTTTGGCCTGGGCGCGGCCGTGTGGACGCGCGACGTGGCCAGGGCCGAGGCGATGGCCCGCCAGCTCGAAAGCGGCGCCGTTTTCATCAACGGCCTGGTAAAGTCAATGCCCGAGCTGCCGTTTGGCGGCGTCAAGCACTCGGGGCACGGCCGCGAGCTGTCTTACGTGGGCATTCGGGAGTTTGTCAACCAAAAATCGGTGTGGATTGCCAAGGCCGCCGAGCCCGACACCGTTAAGACGGAGTAA
- a CDS encoding YdcF family protein: MFFLLSKLLDFVLLPAVWLVALLLGAWLARPDSRARRRWLGAALLVTLISTSNALINEALLAWEVPAVPLAAVAPADAAVLLTGITIGDKSPHDRVYLSRGADRFTNALWLYRAGRVRQIIISGGSGAVLRTQGTEAGNLRTLLLLAGVPDSAILLEERSRNTRENALFTHALLARHPDIKSLVLVTSAFHERRALGCFARVGLRAQAFPADFRTSDRSWAPDYWLLPDANALICWSLLLHEVSGWLVYKAAGYC, translated from the coding sequence TTGTTTTTTCTACTCTCCAAGCTACTTGACTTTGTGCTGCTGCCGGCCGTGTGGCTGGTGGCCCTGCTGCTGGGGGCGTGGCTAGCCCGGCCCGACAGCCGCGCGCGGCGGCGCTGGCTGGGCGCGGCGCTGCTCGTCACCCTTATCAGCACCAGCAACGCGCTCATCAACGAGGCGCTGCTGGCCTGGGAGGTGCCGGCCGTGCCGCTGGCCGCCGTGGCCCCCGCCGATGCCGCCGTGCTGCTCACGGGCATCACCATCGGGGATAAGTCGCCCCACGACCGGGTATACCTGAGCCGGGGCGCCGACCGCTTCACCAATGCCCTGTGGCTGTACCGGGCCGGGCGGGTGCGGCAGATTATCATCTCCGGTGGCTCGGGGGCGGTGCTGCGCACGCAGGGCACCGAGGCCGGCAACCTGCGCACGCTGCTGCTGCTGGCGGGCGTGCCCGACTCGGCCATTCTGCTGGAAGAGCGCAGCCGCAACACCCGCGAAAACGCGCTGTTTACCCACGCGCTGCTAGCCCGGCATCCGGATATAAAGTCGCTGGTGCTGGTGACGTCGGCCTTCCACGAGCGGCGGGCGCTGGGCTGCTTTGCCCGCGTGGGCCTGCGCGCGCAGGCCTTTCCGGCTGATTTTCGCACTAGTGACCGCAGCTGGGCGCCCGACTACTGGCTGCTGCCCGATGCTAATGCCCTCATTTGCTGGAGCCTGCTGCTGCATGAAGTGTCGGGCTGGCTCGTGTATAAGGCGGCTGGCTACTGCTAA
- a CDS encoding thioredoxin domain-containing protein, with protein MTEDARQHVVDTDDEHLRRLTHEHLKVFAKFTSENCAACAALAPPFAKFVDDPENIGILFVRLNADENPVAKKLMQEKVAPFFVSYCQGRLLECDALTEEAEVVAQLKRLREFLPAVG; from the coding sequence ATGACTGAAGACGCCCGCCAGCACGTCGTGGATACCGACGACGAGCATCTGCGCCGCCTCACCCACGAACACCTCAAGGTGTTTGCCAAGTTTACCTCCGAAAACTGCGCGGCCTGCGCGGCGCTAGCCCCGCCCTTCGCCAAGTTTGTGGACGACCCGGAGAACATCGGTATCCTGTTCGTGCGCCTCAACGCGGACGAGAACCCGGTGGCCAAGAAGCTGATGCAGGAGAAGGTGGCGCCCTTCTTTGTGAGCTATTGCCAGGGCCGCCTGCTCGAATGCGACGCCCTCACCGAGGAAGCGGAGGTAGTGGCCCAGCTCAAGCGCCTGCGCGAGTTTTTGCCGGCCGTGGGCTAA
- a CDS encoding DUF885 domain-containing protein, translating to MKLCYLPLLALALPACTSNSTKTAADKTAATPADARFDRFKDQFILDLWRQNPDYASSAGFHKYDSLLVIPSDAQRQRDAAFITQNLGALGGFTLDSLSPNNQIDYHLLVNELRSQRWYADTLKNWQWNPASYNLGASVGDLLNGRHYKLDRRLRTISDKIAQAGAYYAAAKANIHQPTREHAELAVQQNEGGLAVFGAALADSVRRSGLSAAEKQLLSQRIAGAQAAVRGYLDFLKKDVLTGKEFRSFRIGKALFDRKFALDIQSRYSAEELFGLAQKHKADLLHDMGRRAARLFPKYCAGQTMPSDTLQLIRKVIDQLTLKHAPREGFVDAVKRQIPTLTKFVNDHDLLTQDPSKPLVVRETPLYMRGSGAGASVSAPGPYDKKANTYYNVEPLPATWTAAQAESYLREYNDYTLQILNIHEAIPGHYTQLVHANMSPSLVKSIFGNGAMIEGWAVYSERMMLESGYGNNSDEIWLLWDKWNMRSTLNAVVDNLIQTQNATEADVVKLLTGAGFQEEAEARNKWHRATLSQVQLSSYFTGYTEIVALRDEVKQREGSSFSLKNFNEQFLSYGSAPVKYIRDLMLRR from the coding sequence ATGAAACTCTGCTACCTGCCCCTGCTCGCGCTAGCCCTGCCGGCCTGCACCAGCAACTCCACCAAAACCGCTGCCGATAAAACGGCCGCCACGCCCGCCGATGCGCGCTTCGACCGCTTTAAAGACCAGTTTATCCTCGATTTGTGGCGGCAGAATCCCGACTACGCTTCGTCGGCGGGCTTTCACAAGTACGACTCGCTGCTGGTGATACCCAGCGACGCGCAGCGCCAGCGCGATGCCGCCTTCATCACCCAAAACCTGGGCGCGCTCGGGGGCTTCACGCTCGACAGCCTCTCGCCGAATAATCAAATTGACTATCACTTGCTGGTCAATGAGCTACGCTCGCAACGCTGGTACGCCGACACGCTCAAAAACTGGCAGTGGAACCCGGCAAGCTATAACCTGGGGGCCAGCGTGGGCGACCTGCTCAACGGCCGCCACTACAAGCTCGACCGCCGCCTGCGCACTATCTCCGACAAAATAGCCCAGGCCGGCGCCTACTACGCCGCCGCCAAGGCCAACATTCACCAGCCCACCCGCGAGCACGCCGAGCTGGCCGTGCAGCAGAACGAGGGCGGGCTAGCCGTGTTCGGGGCGGCCCTGGCCGACTCGGTGCGTCGCTCGGGCCTGAGCGCGGCCGAAAAGCAACTGCTGAGCCAGCGCATTGCCGGGGCGCAGGCCGCCGTGCGCGGCTACCTCGACTTTCTGAAGAAGGACGTACTTACGGGTAAGGAGTTTCGCTCGTTCCGCATCGGTAAGGCGCTTTTTGACCGGAAGTTTGCCCTCGATATTCAGTCGCGCTACTCGGCTGAGGAGTTATTCGGGCTAGCCCAGAAGCACAAGGCCGACCTGCTGCACGACATGGGCCGGCGGGCGGCGCGGCTCTTTCCGAAGTACTGCGCCGGGCAAACGATGCCTAGCGATACGCTGCAATTAATTCGGAAAGTCATCGACCAGCTGACCCTGAAGCACGCCCCGCGCGAGGGCTTCGTGGACGCGGTGAAGCGCCAGATTCCGACCCTTACCAAGTTCGTCAACGACCACGACCTGCTGACCCAGGACCCCAGCAAGCCGCTGGTGGTGCGCGAAACGCCGCTCTACATGCGCGGCAGCGGGGCGGGGGCTAGCGTATCGGCGCCCGGCCCGTATGATAAAAAGGCCAACACCTACTACAACGTGGAGCCGCTGCCCGCCACCTGGACGGCCGCCCAGGCCGAAAGCTACCTGCGCGAGTACAACGACTATACCCTGCAGATTCTCAACATCCACGAGGCCATTCCGGGGCACTACACGCAGCTGGTGCACGCCAATATGTCGCCCTCGCTGGTGAAGAGCATCTTCGGCAACGGGGCCATGATTGAGGGCTGGGCCGTGTACTCGGAGCGCATGATGCTGGAAAGCGGCTACGGCAACAACAGCGACGAAATCTGGCTGCTGTGGGACAAGTGGAACATGCGCTCGACCCTGAACGCGGTGGTCGACAACCTCATTCAGACCCAGAATGCCACCGAGGCCGACGTAGTGAAGCTGCTCACCGGCGCGGGCTTTCAGGAGGAAGCCGAGGCGCGCAACAAGTGGCACCGCGCCACGCTCAGCCAGGTGCAGCTTAGCTCGTATTTCACGGGCTATACCGAGATAGTGGCCCTGCGCGATGAAGTAAAGCAGCGCGAAGGCAGCAGCTTCAGCCTCAAGAACTTCAACGAGCAGTTTCTGAGCTACGGCTCGGCTCCGGTCAAGTACATTCGCGACCTGATGCTGCGCCGCTAG